The following are encoded in a window of Sphaerisporangium siamense genomic DNA:
- a CDS encoding RrF2 family transcriptional regulator, translating to MRLSARVDYALRAAAELAASGSGPTTVGELAKEQEMPPKYLENILLQMRRAGLVRGQRGPEGGYVLARPAAEISLADVIRAVDGPLANVRGERPEHVGYRGAARSLQQVWIALRASERAILEEVTLDQIATDTLPTRVMELAADPAAWD from the coding sequence ATGCGTCTTTCTGCCCGTGTCGACTACGCCCTCCGCGCCGCCGCCGAGCTGGCCGCCTCCGGCAGCGGTCCCACCACCGTGGGCGAGCTCGCCAAGGAACAGGAAATGCCCCCCAAGTATCTGGAGAACATCCTGCTCCAGATGCGCAGGGCCGGACTGGTGCGCGGCCAGCGAGGCCCCGAGGGCGGGTACGTCCTGGCCCGGCCCGCGGCCGAGATCTCACTCGCCGACGTGATCCGCGCCGTGGACGGTCCCCTGGCCAACGTCCGGGGCGAGCGCCCCGAGCACGTCGGCTACCGCGGGGCCGCCCGCTCCCTCCAGCAGGTCTGGATCGCCCTGCGCGCGAGCGAGCGCGCGATCCTGGAGGAGGTCACCTTGGACCAGATCGCCACCGACACCCTGCCCACCCGCGTGATGGAGCTGGCCGCGGACCCCGCGGCCTGGGACTGA
- a CDS encoding Fpg/Nei family DNA glycosylase: protein MPEGDAVYRTGARLRAALDGRVLTRSDFRVPRHATADLAGRAVLTTLTRGKHLLTRVEGGLTVHTHLRMDGSWRVQAEGTPVRAGDVVRLVLANARWQAVGIKLGVVDLLPTEREDRVVGHLGPDLLSPAWDAAHAATAAGNIAARPEVTIGEALLDQRNVAGLGTIWRAETLYLSGVSPFTPAGDVPDLVKMMTLAHRLLEASKDDPGGPMTTGDPRPGRRLWAYGRAGRPCPRCGGRIVGGELGAQPYERLVFYCPTCQPR from the coding sequence ATGCCCGAGGGCGACGCCGTCTACCGCACCGGCGCCCGGCTGCGTGCCGCCCTCGACGGACGGGTGCTCACCCGCTCGGACTTCCGCGTGCCCCGGCACGCCACCGCCGACCTGGCGGGCCGTGCCGTCCTCACCACGCTGACCCGCGGGAAACACCTGCTCACACGGGTGGAGGGCGGGCTCACCGTGCACACTCACCTTCGCATGGACGGAAGCTGGCGCGTCCAGGCCGAGGGAACCCCCGTGCGCGCGGGCGACGTCGTCCGCCTCGTCCTCGCCAACGCCCGCTGGCAGGCCGTCGGGATCAAGCTCGGCGTGGTCGACCTGCTGCCCACCGAACGGGAGGACCGGGTCGTGGGCCACCTCGGGCCCGATCTGCTGTCCCCCGCCTGGGACGCCGCGCACGCCGCGACGGCCGCGGGGAACATCGCGGCGCGGCCGGAGGTGACGATCGGTGAGGCGCTGCTGGACCAGCGCAACGTGGCGGGCCTCGGCACCATCTGGCGCGCCGAGACGCTCTATCTGTCCGGGGTCTCCCCGTTCACTCCCGCGGGGGACGTGCCGGACCTGGTGAAGATGATGACGCTCGCCCATCGGCTGCTGGAGGCGAGCAAGGACGACCCGGGAGGCCCGATGACGACGGGCGATCCGCGCCCGGGGAGGCGCCTGTGGGCGTACGGGCGGGCCGGGAGACCGTGCCCGCGCTGCGGAGGACGGATCGTGGGCGGAGAGCTCGGGGCACAGCCGTACGAAAGACTGGTGTTCTACTGCCCCACCTGCCAGCCGCGGTGA
- a CDS encoding helix-turn-helix domain-containing protein, with translation MVLLRQLLGDVLRRLRVRQARTLREVSTLARVSLGYLSEVERGQKEASSELLASICGALGVPLSQVLREVSDQFALAELQHAPVLADVPEHERLPISETVSTTISGPEFEGFPEVKDMVAA, from the coding sequence ATGGTCCTGCTGCGTCAGCTGCTCGGTGACGTGCTGCGGCGGCTGCGGGTGCGGCAGGCACGCACCCTGCGAGAGGTCTCCACCCTGGCACGTGTCTCACTGGGCTACCTGTCCGAGGTTGAGCGCGGCCAGAAGGAAGCGTCCTCGGAGCTGCTCGCGTCGATCTGCGGCGCCTTGGGCGTGCCTCTTTCGCAGGTGCTCCGCGAGGTGTCCGACCAGTTCGCGCTGGCCGAACTGCAACACGCGCCGGTGCTGGCCGACGTGCCCGAGCACGAGCGTCTTCCCATCTCCGAGACCGTCTCCACCACGATCTCGGGCCCCGAGTTCGAAGGCTTCCCCGAGGTCAAGGACATGGTCGCCGCGTAG
- a CDS encoding CinA family protein: MSTPLAAGVLALLVRRRATAAVAESLTGGLIGAALTTPAGASAAFRGGVIAYATDLKARLLGVPEDLLDREGAVHPEVAAAMAAGVRRLAGATYGLAVTGVAGPDPQDGKPVGTVYIAVAGPDQAFWRREVLLSGSREEIRKGTVREGLDLLRGVLEPEVGEHSG, translated from the coding sequence GTGAGCACGCCCCTGGCGGCCGGGGTGCTGGCCCTCCTGGTGCGCAGGAGGGCCACGGCCGCGGTCGCCGAGTCCCTGACCGGCGGGCTGATCGGCGCCGCGCTGACCACGCCGGCCGGCGCGTCTGCCGCGTTCAGGGGCGGGGTGATCGCCTACGCGACCGACCTGAAGGCCCGGTTGCTGGGGGTACCGGAAGATCTACTCGATCGGGAGGGTGCCGTGCACCCGGAGGTCGCCGCGGCCATGGCGGCCGGGGTGCGGCGGCTCGCCGGGGCGACCTACGGGCTGGCGGTGACCGGCGTGGCCGGCCCGGATCCCCAGGACGGCAAACCGGTCGGCACGGTCTATATCGCTGTGGCCGGACCGGATCAGGCTTTTTGGCGGCGTGAGGTGCTTCTTTCCGGATCCAGGGAAGAGATCCGTAAAGGTACCGTGCGGGAGGGTTTGGATCTCCTGAGAGGTGTGCTGGAGCCCGAAGTGGGGGAACATTCCGGATGA
- the pgsA gene encoding CDP-diacylglycerol--glycerol-3-phosphate 3-phosphatidyltransferase: MTQRPETGAEPIATPVARYVSPWNVANVLTVLRLVVVPFFVVCMFVDGTGWRWTALVVFLLASLTDQLDGWLARRYGLITDFGKIADPIADKALIGAALVTLSLLAEVPWWVTGAILVREAGVTGLRFAVIRHGIIPASYGGKVKTVLQIAAIALYILPGVPGPLRWAVMGPALAVTVVTGVDYVIRAVRLRRVAQKARGG; encoded by the coding sequence ATGACGCAACGGCCGGAGACCGGCGCCGAGCCGATCGCTACCCCTGTGGCTCGGTACGTCAGCCCGTGGAACGTCGCGAACGTGCTGACCGTGCTCCGGCTCGTGGTCGTCCCCTTCTTCGTCGTCTGCATGTTCGTGGACGGCACGGGCTGGCGGTGGACGGCGCTGGTGGTGTTCCTGCTGGCGTCGCTGACCGACCAGCTCGACGGCTGGCTGGCCCGGCGCTACGGGCTGATCACCGACTTCGGCAAGATCGCCGATCCCATCGCCGACAAGGCGCTGATCGGCGCCGCGCTGGTCACGCTGTCCCTGCTCGCCGAGGTGCCCTGGTGGGTCACCGGCGCGATCCTGGTCAGGGAGGCCGGGGTCACGGGGCTGCGGTTCGCGGTGATCCGGCACGGCATCATCCCGGCGAGCTACGGCGGCAAGGTCAAGACCGTCCTGCAGATCGCCGCCATCGCGCTCTACATCCTGCCGGGGGTGCCCGGGCCGCTGCGGTGGGCGGTGATGGGCCCGGCCCTGGCCGTGACGGTGGTCACCGGCGTGGACTACGTGATCAGGGCCGTGCGGCTGCGGAGGGTGGCCCAGAAGGCGCGCGGCGGGTGA
- the rimO gene encoding 30S ribosomal protein S12 methylthiotransferase RimO, with protein sequence MSSRRTASLITLGCARNDVDSEELAARMEAAGWSLDDDDPDVVVVNTCGFIDSAKQDSINTLLAAADSGAKVVAAGCMAERYGKELAEALPEASAVISFDDYTDIGARLDDVVAGRALTPHTPRDRRLLLPITPVERSAGATAVPGHGETLPEGLAPATGPRALRKRLSGGPMAPLKLASGCDRRCAFCAIPAFRGAYVSRRPEELLAEAEWLAARGVKELVLVSENSTSYGKDLGDLRALEKLLPRLAATEGVERVRVNYLQPAELRPGLLEVIAGTPGVAPYFDLSFQHASGTVLRRMRRFGDPRRFLDLLETIRSHAPEAGVRSNFIVGFPGETEGEFAELTAFLQEARLDVAGVFGYSDEQGTEAAGFPGKLDQDVVDARVAELSALADELAAQRAEERIGTEVEVLIEDDLGDGGYEGRAAHQGPEVDGSVTVQGIGLVPGQIVRATVVDAEGVDLIARIKASP encoded by the coding sequence ATGTCTTCCCGCCGAACCGCATCGCTGATCACACTGGGCTGCGCGCGCAACGACGTCGACTCCGAGGAGCTCGCCGCGCGCATGGAGGCCGCCGGGTGGAGCCTCGACGACGACGATCCCGACGTCGTCGTCGTCAACACCTGTGGCTTCATCGACTCGGCGAAGCAGGACTCGATCAACACCCTGCTGGCCGCGGCCGACTCCGGGGCCAAGGTGGTGGCCGCGGGGTGCATGGCCGAGCGCTACGGCAAGGAACTGGCGGAGGCCCTGCCCGAGGCCTCCGCGGTCATCTCCTTCGACGACTACACCGACATCGGCGCGCGCCTGGACGACGTCGTCGCGGGCCGGGCGCTCACGCCGCACACGCCCCGCGACCGCCGCCTGCTCCTGCCGATCACCCCGGTCGAGCGCTCCGCGGGCGCCACGGCCGTCCCGGGCCACGGCGAGACCCTTCCCGAGGGCCTCGCGCCCGCCACCGGGCCGCGCGCGCTGCGCAAGCGGCTCTCCGGCGGCCCCATGGCCCCGCTGAAGCTCGCCTCCGGGTGCGACCGGCGCTGCGCCTTCTGCGCCATCCCGGCCTTCCGCGGCGCCTACGTCTCGCGCCGGCCGGAGGAACTGCTGGCCGAGGCCGAGTGGCTCGCCGCGCGCGGGGTCAAGGAGCTCGTGCTGGTCAGCGAGAACTCCACCTCCTACGGCAAGGACCTCGGCGACCTTCGCGCCCTGGAGAAGCTGCTGCCGCGGCTGGCGGCCACCGAGGGCGTCGAGCGGGTCAGGGTGAACTACCTGCAGCCCGCCGAGCTGCGCCCGGGCCTCCTTGAGGTCATCGCGGGCACGCCGGGTGTGGCCCCGTACTTCGACCTGTCCTTCCAGCACGCCAGCGGCACCGTCCTGCGCCGCATGCGCCGCTTCGGCGACCCGCGCCGCTTCCTGGACCTCCTGGAGACCATCCGGTCGCACGCCCCGGAGGCCGGGGTGCGCTCCAACTTCATCGTCGGGTTCCCCGGCGAGACCGAGGGCGAGTTCGCCGAGCTGACCGCCTTCCTGCAGGAGGCGCGGCTGGACGTCGCGGGCGTGTTCGGCTACTCCGACGAGCAGGGCACCGAGGCCGCCGGGTTCCCGGGCAAGCTCGACCAGGACGTCGTCGACGCCCGCGTCGCCGAGTTGTCCGCCCTCGCGGACGAGCTGGCCGCCCAGCGCGCGGAGGAACGCATCGGCACCGAGGTCGAGGTCCTCATCGAGGACGATCTCGGCGACGGCGGCTACGAGGGCCGCGCCGCCCACCAGGGCCCCGAGGTGGACGGCTCGGTGACCGTCCAGGGCATCGGGCTGGTCCCCGGCCAGATCGTGCGCGCCACGGTCGTCGACGCCGAGGGGGTCGACCTGATCGCCCGCATCAAGGCCTCGCCATGA
- a CDS encoding helix-turn-helix domain-containing protein, with protein sequence MSIGVTLAAARHAAGMTVAQLSGRTRIRETVIYAIERDDFSLCGGDFYARGHVRNIAKTLGLDPDAIVHQFDEEHGGVPRPVRAAAVFQAENSIKLRERRSPNWSTAMAIALAIVAVFGVARVMSGAGDPVAPDPKAGVPKAPAPSSKPSTAAKAAEPASDLVTLQVKATKPSWLEVSDSKGKQMFRGTLPAGRTSTWKARKEVRVTIGNAGGVDLAVNGKHIGVPGKVGQLVHKSFGPEEPGAR encoded by the coding sequence ATGAGCATTGGAGTGACGCTGGCCGCGGCACGTCACGCGGCGGGCATGACGGTCGCTCAGCTGAGCGGCCGCACGCGGATCAGAGAGACGGTCATCTATGCCATCGAGCGGGACGACTTCTCGCTCTGCGGAGGCGACTTCTACGCCCGGGGTCACGTCCGCAACATCGCCAAGACCCTCGGGCTCGATCCCGACGCGATCGTGCACCAGTTCGACGAGGAACACGGCGGCGTTCCCCGGCCCGTGCGCGCGGCGGCCGTCTTCCAGGCCGAAAATTCGATCAAACTCCGCGAGCGCCGCAGCCCCAACTGGTCGACCGCGATGGCGATCGCCCTCGCCATCGTCGCGGTCTTCGGCGTCGCCCGCGTGATGAGCGGCGCCGGCGACCCCGTCGCCCCCGACCCCAAGGCCGGCGTCCCCAAGGCCCCCGCCCCCTCGTCCAAGCCCTCGACGGCCGCCAAGGCCGCCGAACCGGCGAGCGATCTGGTCACGCTGCAGGTCAAGGCCACCAAGCCGTCCTGGCTGGAGGTCAGCGACAGCAAGGGCAAGCAGATGTTCCGCGGCACCCTGCCCGCCGGGCGCACCTCGACCTGGAAGGCGCGCAAGGAGGTCCGGGTGACGATCGGCAACGCGGGCGGCGTCGACCTGGCGGTCAACGGCAAGCACATCGGCGTGCCGGGGAAGGTCGGCCAGCTCGTCCACAAGTCGTTCGGTCCCGAGGAGCCGGGTGCGCGCTGA
- a CDS encoding FtsK/SpoIIIE family DNA translocase, which translates to MATRTSKSTPKGSAKRSTSSRPASGKRPQGARATGGRTPSRQARRPASSPPDPISWVFVVIGKLFIGVWLLIANGIGTAARAFGDQARELDPAHRRDGLGLAVLGSAIALAAMTWRSTQGTVASVVDAVLRGAVGSLAWSVPILLALVAWRLLRHPDQNADTNRMIIGWTALLAGLLGVIHVAHATPYPSGPAKTDGMDKVSAAGGMIGFIVSAPPSSILPAFVTIPLLLLLSGFGVLVITATPVHRVPERLAEIRHMLFQKSPADGGKPAGETGKPARRPRKTAQDAKGAEGTEGGDHVKPYDTPVVADAPGARPGREDHSPEIVPGLVDEQIDEQVAEEEPPRPAPEPPHPSPAPRKVEQLVLSPQAGPYVLPDVGTLRQGTPPKPQTKANTIVVNALTSVLEQFSIDAQVIGFTRGPTVTRYEIELGPAVKVEKVTALTKNIAYAVKSADVRILSPIPGKSAIGVEIPNTDKDLVSLGDVLRSQVAQADHHPMIVGLGKDVEGRTIVANLAKMPHLLIAGATGAGKSVCVNGLISSILMRATPDEVRMVLVDPKRVELSSYEGIPHLITPIITNPKKAAEALEWVVGEMDRRYDDLAASGFRHVDEFNKAVRAGKLVPPPGSERVYQPYPYLLVIIDELADLMMVAPRDVEDSIVRITQLARAAGIHLVIATQRPSVDVVTGLIKANVPSRLAFATSSLADSRVILDQPGAEKLVGQGDALFLPMGASKPMRLQNAFVSEKEIHEVVTHCKSQMQAEYRDDVSAAATAKREIDEEIGDDLDLLIQAAELIVTTQFGSTSMLQRKLRVGFAKAGRLMDLLESRSVVGPSEGSKAREVLVKPDELPGLLADLRGE; encoded by the coding sequence ATGGCCACCCGTACGTCGAAAAGCACCCCAAAAGGGTCGGCGAAGCGGTCCACGTCGTCCCGCCCGGCCTCCGGCAAGCGGCCACAGGGTGCGCGGGCCACAGGGGGGCGCACGCCGAGCCGTCAGGCGCGCCGTCCCGCCTCCTCGCCGCCGGATCCGATCAGCTGGGTCTTCGTCGTCATCGGGAAGCTCTTCATCGGCGTGTGGCTGCTCATCGCCAACGGCATCGGCACCGCCGCGCGCGCCTTCGGCGACCAGGCACGCGAGCTCGACCCGGCCCACCGCCGCGACGGGCTCGGCCTCGCCGTCCTCGGCTCGGCCATCGCCCTCGCCGCGATGACCTGGCGCTCCACCCAGGGCACCGTCGCCTCGGTCGTGGACGCCGTCCTGCGCGGCGCGGTCGGCTCGCTGGCCTGGTCGGTGCCGATCCTGCTCGCGCTGGTGGCCTGGCGCCTGCTCAGGCACCCCGACCAGAACGCCGACACCAACCGCATGATCATCGGCTGGACGGCGCTGCTCGCCGGCCTGCTCGGCGTCATCCACGTCGCGCACGCCACCCCCTACCCCTCCGGGCCGGCCAAGACCGACGGCATGGACAAGGTGTCCGCGGCGGGCGGCATGATCGGGTTCATCGTCTCGGCGCCGCCCTCCAGCATCCTTCCCGCCTTCGTGACCATCCCGCTGCTGCTGTTGCTGTCCGGGTTCGGCGTCCTCGTGATCACGGCCACGCCGGTGCACCGCGTGCCCGAGCGGCTCGCCGAGATCCGGCACATGCTGTTCCAGAAGTCCCCGGCCGATGGCGGCAAGCCCGCGGGCGAGACCGGCAAGCCCGCCCGCCGCCCGCGCAAGACGGCCCAGGACGCGAAGGGAGCCGAGGGCACGGAGGGCGGCGATCACGTCAAGCCGTACGACACTCCCGTGGTCGCCGACGCGCCCGGCGCCAGGCCCGGCCGGGAGGACCACTCCCCGGAGATCGTCCCCGGCCTCGTCGACGAGCAGATCGACGAGCAGGTCGCGGAGGAGGAGCCGCCGCGGCCGGCCCCCGAGCCCCCGCACCCCTCGCCCGCGCCGCGCAAGGTCGAGCAGCTCGTGCTGTCCCCGCAGGCGGGCCCCTACGTCCTTCCCGACGTCGGCACGCTGCGCCAGGGCACCCCGCCCAAGCCGCAGACCAAGGCCAACACGATCGTCGTCAACGCGCTCACCAGCGTCCTCGAACAGTTCTCCATCGACGCCCAGGTGATCGGCTTCACCCGCGGCCCGACGGTCACCCGCTACGAGATCGAGCTCGGGCCGGCGGTCAAGGTCGAGAAGGTCACCGCGCTCACCAAGAACATCGCCTACGCGGTCAAGTCGGCCGACGTCCGCATCCTGTCCCCGATCCCGGGCAAGTCCGCGATCGGCGTCGAGATCCCGAACACCGACAAGGACCTGGTCAGCCTCGGCGACGTGCTGCGCTCCCAGGTCGCCCAGGCCGACCACCACCCGATGATCGTGGGCCTCGGCAAGGACGTCGAGGGCCGCACCATCGTGGCCAACCTCGCCAAGATGCCCCACCTGCTCATCGCGGGCGCCACCGGCGCGGGAAAGTCGGTCTGCGTCAACGGGCTGATCTCCTCGATCCTGATGCGGGCCACCCCCGACGAGGTGCGCATGGTCCTCGTCGACCCCAAGCGGGTCGAGCTGTCCTCCTACGAGGGCATCCCTCACCTGATCACCCCGATCATCACCAACCCCAAGAAGGCCGCCGAAGCCCTCGAATGGGTCGTCGGCGAGATGGACCGCCGATACGACGACCTGGCGGCCAGCGGCTTCCGGCACGTGGACGAGTTCAACAAGGCGGTGCGGGCCGGCAAGCTGGTGCCCCCGCCGGGCAGCGAGCGGGTCTACCAGCCGTACCCCTATCTGCTGGTGATCATCGACGAGCTCGCCGACCTCATGATGGTCGCCCCCCGCGACGTCGAGGACTCGATCGTCCGCATCACCCAGCTCGCCAGGGCCGCGGGCATCCACCTGGTCATCGCCACCCAGCGCCCCTCGGTGGACGTCGTCACCGGCCTGATCAAGGCCAACGTGCCCTCGCGGCTCGCCTTCGCCACCTCCTCGCTGGCCGACTCGCGGGTCATCCTGGACCAGCCGGGCGCCGAGAAGCTCGTCGGCCAGGGCGACGCGCTGTTCCTGCCCATGGGCGCCAGCAAGCCGATGCGCCTGCAGAACGCCTTCGTCTCCGAGAAGGAGATCCACGAGGTCGTCACGCACTGCAAGTCGCAGATGCAGGCCGAGTACCGCGACGACGTCTCGGCGGCGGCCACCGCCAAGCGCGAGATCGACGAGGAGATCGGCGACGACCTCGACCTGCTGATCCAGGCCGCCGAGCTGATCGTCACCACCCAGTTCGGCTCCACCTCCATGCTCCAGCGCAAGCTGCGCGTGGGCTTCGCCAAGGCCGGGCGCCTGATGGACCTGCTGGAGAGCAGGAGCGTCGTCGGCCCGAGCGAGGGCTCCAAGGCCCGCGAGGTGCTCGTCAAGCCGGACGAACTGCCCGGGCTGCTCGCCGACTTGCGGGGAGAGTGA
- a CDS encoding PfkB family carbohydrate kinase: MVVGEPLAEFSAPAPLTEADTFRLSFSGDALNAAVAAAATGAHVALVTLVGDDEFGERLIAFAASRGVDTRWMRKGHGSTGAYAVGADPSGERAFAYMRSGSAASRMGPADVARAPLAETAVLLVSGVTAALSESCAAAVLHAARAVDAAGGRVVYDPNYRARLTGAEEAAAALAAIAPATALVTPSCPGDSLPLLGTGDPEETARACLERGARAVAVTRGAHGVLLAGGGAEPERIPAVPPAAIVDQTGAGDAFAGTVAARLALGASLRDAVRAGTAAAAVNLEGQGGTGRVATPREIERLLAVATPGPVAP, from the coding sequence ATGGTGGTCGGAGAGCCGCTCGCCGAGTTCTCGGCGCCCGCTCCGCTGACCGAGGCGGACACCTTCCGGCTGTCCTTCTCCGGCGACGCGCTCAACGCCGCCGTCGCCGCCGCCGCGACCGGCGCGCACGTCGCCCTGGTGACGCTGGTGGGCGACGACGAGTTCGGGGAACGGCTCATCGCCTTCGCCGCGTCCCGCGGGGTGGACACGCGCTGGATGCGCAAGGGCCACGGCTCCACCGGCGCCTACGCCGTCGGCGCCGACCCGAGCGGCGAGCGCGCGTTCGCGTACATGCGCTCCGGCAGCGCCGCCTCGCGCATGGGACCCGCCGACGTGGCACGCGCGCCGCTCGCCGAGACCGCCGTCCTGCTGGTCAGCGGCGTCACCGCCGCCCTGTCGGAGTCGTGCGCCGCGGCCGTGCTGCACGCCGCGCGCGCCGTGGACGCCGCCGGGGGCCGGGTCGTCTACGACCCCAACTACCGGGCACGGCTCACCGGCGCCGAGGAGGCCGCGGCGGCGCTGGCGGCCATCGCCCCCGCGACGGCGCTGGTGACCCCTTCCTGTCCCGGCGACAGCCTCCCCCTGCTCGGCACCGGCGACCCGGAGGAGACGGCCCGCGCCTGCCTGGAGCGCGGCGCGCGGGCCGTGGCCGTCACCCGTGGGGCCCACGGGGTGCTGCTCGCCGGCGGCGGCGCGGAACCGGAGCGGATCCCCGCCGTCCCCCCGGCCGCGATCGTCGACCAGACCGGGGCGGGCGACGCGTTCGCGGGCACGGTCGCCGCACGACTCGCCCTCGGGGCCTCCCTGCGCGACGCCGTGCGCGCCGGGACGGCCGCCGCCGCCGTCAACCTGGAGGGCCAGGGCGGCACCGGCCGCGTGGCGACACCCCGGGAGATCGAGCGCCTGCTGGCCGTCGCGACGCCCGGCCCGGTCGCGCCCTGA
- a CDS encoding IclR family transcriptional regulator has product MVREGSSIDKALAVLEAIAEHHRVTDIAAATGVSKSTVHRILQSLVEWGFARPDGAGGYEPGPRILTLAGKVMSRFDPSRQASAALRALHDRTGYTTHFGILGGDEAVYVEKLEGRRPYQMPSRVGMSLRLHCTAIGKAVLAELGDDEVRALAARTGLARSTPATLTGVDELLAHLGKVRKLGYAVDDEENEPGVRCVGAAVFDHTGRVLGGISISTLAMDMDRDALERLAPEVVAAAREVSTALGAPAAARAR; this is encoded by the coding sequence GTGGTCAGGGAAGGCAGCTCCATCGACAAGGCGCTGGCGGTGCTGGAGGCGATCGCCGAGCACCACCGCGTCACCGACATCGCGGCGGCGACGGGAGTGTCCAAGTCGACCGTCCACCGCATCCTGCAGTCGCTGGTCGAGTGGGGGTTCGCCCGGCCGGACGGCGCCGGCGGGTACGAGCCGGGGCCGCGCATCCTCACCCTGGCCGGCAAGGTGATGAGCCGGTTCGACCCTTCGCGGCAGGCGTCGGCCGCCCTGCGCGCGCTGCACGACCGCACCGGCTACACCACCCACTTCGGCATCCTCGGCGGTGACGAGGCCGTCTACGTCGAGAAGCTGGAGGGCCGCAGGCCGTACCAGATGCCCTCGCGCGTCGGCATGAGCCTGCGGCTGCACTGCACGGCGATCGGCAAGGCGGTCCTGGCCGAGCTGGGCGACGACGAGGTGCGCGCCCTCGCCGCGCGCACGGGCCTGGCCCGGTCCACGCCGGCCACGCTGACCGGCGTGGACGAGCTGCTCGCCCACCTGGGGAAGGTCAGGAAGCTCGGGTACGCGGTGGACGACGAGGAGAACGAGCCCGGCGTCCGCTGCGTCGGCGCGGCGGTGTTCGACCACACCGGCCGCGTGCTGGGCGGCATCTCGATCTCCACGCTGGCGATGGACATGGACCGGGACGCGCTGGAACGGCTCGCCCCCGAGGTGGTCGCCGCGGCCCGCGAGGTCTCGACCGCCCTCGGCGCCCCCGCCGCGGCACGGGCCCGCTGA
- a CDS encoding IclR family transcriptional regulator, whose product MTERETSVPHVKSAVRTVELLDFFARNPGLHNLPDLQVRLGYPKSSLHALLRTLADLGWIETDVTGTLYRAGLRALLVGATYIDGDPVVQLARDALDWLAEATGETVHLGRLDRSDVVYLATRASRHSLRPFTRIGARLPASTTSLGKAILAAREEGEVARLLPAELPRPTRHAIADRDRLAADLRRIRRRGYAVDREESVEGLRCFGVALDVARPPRDAVSVSVPVPRLTTGRDKEIAACLLEARDRIELAARGAVRAR is encoded by the coding sequence ATGACCGAGCGCGAGACCTCTGTGCCGCACGTCAAGTCCGCCGTGCGCACCGTCGAGCTGCTCGACTTCTTCGCGCGCAATCCGGGCCTGCACAACCTGCCGGACCTTCAGGTGCGGCTCGGCTACCCCAAGAGCAGCCTCCACGCGCTGCTGCGTACCCTCGCGGACCTGGGCTGGATCGAGACCGACGTCACCGGCACCCTGTACCGCGCCGGCCTGCGCGCGCTGCTGGTCGGCGCCACCTACATCGACGGCGACCCGGTGGTCCAGCTCGCCCGCGACGCGCTCGACTGGCTCGCCGAGGCCACCGGCGAGACCGTCCACCTGGGCCGGCTGGACCGCTCCGACGTCGTCTACCTCGCCACCCGGGCCTCCCGCCACTCCCTGCGGCCCTTCACCCGGATCGGCGCCAGGCTGCCCGCCAGCACCACCTCGCTCGGCAAGGCGATCCTCGCCGCGCGCGAGGAGGGGGAGGTCGCGCGCCTGCTGCCCGCCGAGCTTCCCCGCCCGACCCGGCACGCCATCGCCGACCGGGACAGGCTCGCGGCCGACCTGCGGCGGATCCGCAGGCGGGGGTACGCGGTGGACCGCGAGGAGAGCGTCGAGGGCCTGCGCTGCTTCGGCGTGGCACTGGACGTCGCGCGGCCGCCCCGCGACGCGGTGAGCGTGTCGGTGCCCGTGCCCCGGCTGACCACGGGCAGGGACAAGGAGATCGCCGCCTGCCTGCTGGAGGCGCGCGACCGCATCGAGCTGGCCGCCCGCGGAGCCGTGCGCGCGCGCTGA